A single window of Narcine bancroftii isolate sNarBan1 chromosome 1, sNarBan1.hap1, whole genome shotgun sequence DNA harbors:
- the bet1 gene encoding BET1 homolog → MRRAGLGEGYSGGGYSVYEEENDKLTEGLREKVTTLKSLSIDIGAEVKYHNKVLDEMDAGFESTGGLLGATMGRLKHLSRGSQTKVLCYMMLFAFFVFFVLYWVIKLR, encoded by the exons ATGAGACGAGCAGGTTTAG GGGAAGGATACAGTGGAGGTGGTTACAGTGTTTATGAAGAAGAAAATGATAAATTAACGGAGGGACTTCGAGAAAAAGTAACCACATTAAAATCA CTTTCCATTGATATTGGAGCTGAAGTCAAATACCATAACAAAGTGCTGGACGAAATG gatgCAGGATTTGAATCTACAGGTGGACTACTAGGAGCAACTATGGGTAGACTCAAGCATTTATCTCGTGGAAGCCAAACAAAAGTCTTATGTTATATGATGCTTTTTGcattttttgtcttctttgtaCTTTATTGGGTAATTAAACTGAGGTGA